One window of the Lepeophtheirus salmonis chromosome 7, UVic_Lsal_1.4, whole genome shotgun sequence genome contains the following:
- the kat80 gene encoding katanin p80 WD40 repeat-containing subunit B1: MASSSSGGSMKRAWKLQEFVAHGANVNCLALGHKSGRVLVTGGDDKKVNLWAVGKPNCIMSLSGHTTPVECVRFGHTEELVCAGSQSGALKIWDLEAARLVRTLTGHKSGIKCIDFHPYGDFVSSGSTDTNLKLWDIRRKGCIFTYKGHSQMVNSLKFSPDGQWIASAGEEGDVKIWDLRAGKLMNEFHDHGGAVHDVEFHPHEFLLASASADRTVNFWDLESFNLISTTERDTGPVRAITFHPDGNILFSGSQDCLKVQNWEPNKLCDNLLMGWGKLKDIAIASTQLIGAAHQMSTVSLYVVDLKKVKPFGSSKISQPLLPSLSTNNLNNHINNNSLSNQLNLNNNMINNNNHNGNQNFRSGTTVRRSFTKERPSYQVKMSEEQCSDKSGTDPEDSDNFSQADITDYRNYEHIFRPRKRELNRTPPPPDELFLDPSECGGDLQTITATTTTLGVVIETTQQQAIVSAPAPPITATRPAELRLMSSKKASPSPTRRSGQNSNSINIIPTNTVRHRRGSSSGTPTRPASVYDTPVSYENGKTTVHMRENTPGSPVSGRNQRSTSVQPRSSNNPEYRNGEDFNSYDTNFRCNSLTRGGSGSRVSSTTDLSSAPLNPISRVQISSNTSNTNRPSATDRPNLVRRSCPPNEYSHSIPQSNSNPGTPTYEVPMNSSGGSLYSGSSNLLPEKEQLHLFQPQQEQIVPMNSDKPSGIQMDDFLPKKVNLMSLTAPCFSSTSKFSSLYERYNQPVGELSESEVTSSILNGHESMMSVLTARGRNLEIIQRMWQSKDAKTAVDQAISLRDQAVIVDLLSVITLRPSIWNLDLCTALLPSIGELLQSKYEMYINIGCGAMKLILKNFASVIKSNIDSPVQNLGVDISREERHNKCMQCYKDLVKIRSLILKKQNIAGKIGHTYRELSILMQYLD; the protein is encoded by the exons agccTAAGTGGTCATACAACTCCAGTTGAATGTGTTCGATTTGGTCACACTGAAGAACTTGTTTGTGCAGGATCTCAAAGTGGCGCCCTGAAGATATGGGACTTGGAAGCAGCTCGTCTCGTCCGAACCCTTACAGGTCACAAATCGGGTATTAAATGTATTGATTTTCATCCTTACGGTGATTTCGTCTCTTCTGGATCCACGGATACAAATTTAAAGCTTTGGGATATCCGTCGAAAGGGTTGTATTTTCACGTATAAGGGTCATTCTCAAATGGTCAATTCCCTCAAATTCAGTCCTGATGGACAATGGATAGCCTCTGCGGGAGAAGAAGGGGATGTGaag atatgGGATCTTCGAGCTGGAAAACTCATGAATGAGTTTCATGACCATGGTGGGGCAGTCCATGATGTTGAGTTCCATCCCCATGAATTTCTTTTGGCTTCAGCTTCAGCGGATAGAACTGTTAATTTCTGGGATTTGGAGTCCTTTAATCTCATTTCGACGACTGAGCGAGATACTGGTCCTGTCCGAGCCATTACGTTTCATCCAGATGGGAATATTCTATTCTCTGGCTCTCAGGATTGTCTTAAAGTACAGAACTGGGAGCCCAATAAGCTCTGCGATAATTTGCTCATGGGTTGGGGAAAACTGAAGGATATTGCCATTGCTTCAACACAGTTG ATTGGAGCGGCTCATCAAATGTCGACTGTTTCATTATATGTCGTGGATTTGAAGAAAGTGAAGCCGTTTGGCTCCAGCAAAATATCCCAACCCCTACTTCCCTCTTTGAGTACcaataatttaaacaatcatattaataataactcaCTTAGCAATCAGCTGAACCTCAACAACAATATGATCAACAACAATAATCACAATGGCAATCAAAACTTCCGATCCGGAACCACCGTAAGACGTTCTTTCACCAAGGAGCGTCCCAGTTATCAAGTTAAAATGTCCGAAGAACAATGCTCCGATAAATCTGGAACCGATCCAGAAGACTCTGATAACTTCAGTCAAGCGGATATTACGGACTATCGAaattatgaacatatatttcGTCCTAGGAAAAGGGAGCTGAATCGAACGCCGCCCCCTCCAGATGAACTCTTTTTGGATCCTTCTGAGTGTGGAGGGGATTTACAAACCATCACCGCCACAACCACTACTCTTGGAGTCGTGATTGAAACAACACAACAACAGGCGATTGTTTCAGCTCCAGCACCACCAATTACTGCCACCAGACCTGCTGAGCTTCGGCTCATGTCGAGTAAAAAAGCCTCTCCAAGTCCGACACGTCGCAGCGGGCAAAACTCTAACAGCATTAATATTATTCCTACTAACACTGTGAGGCATCGAAGAGGATCTAGTTCCGGTACTCCTACACGACCTGCGTCTGTATACGACACTCCTGTGTCGTACGAAAACGGAAAGACCACTGTGCATATGAGGGAAAATACTCCGGGTTCCCCTGTTTCTGGAAGAAATCAAAGATCTACTAGTGTACAGCCTAGATCCTCCAACAATCCGGAGTATAG gaaCGGAGAGGATTTCAACTCATATGATACTAATTTTCGATGTAATTCCCTTACTCGTGGAGGTTCTGGATCTCGAGTTTCTTCTACAACTGATTTGAGCAGCGCTCCTTTAAATCCTATTTCTCGTGTCCAAATTTCTAGTAACACATCAAATACAAATCGCCCTTCTGCTACTGATCGTCCAAATTTAGTCAGACGCTCTTGTCCACCAAACGAATATTCACATAGCATTCCACAGTCCAACTCCAATCCTGGTACACCCACTTATGAAGTTCCTATGAATAGTAGTGGTGGATCTCTTTATAGTGGGAGTAGCAATCTCCTACCGGAAAAAGAACAACTTCACTTATTTCAACCACAACAAGAACAAATAGTTCCCATGAATTCCGATAAACCCTCCGGGATACAAATGGATGATTTTTTACCTAAGAAAGTAAATTTAATGAGCTTGACTGCTCCCTGTTTTTCAAGCACGTCTAAATTTAGTAGTTTATATGAACGCTACAATCAACCCGTAGGAGAATTGTCAGAATCAGAAGTAACTTCCTCGATACTCAATGGTCATGAATCTATGATGTCTGTCCTCACGGCGAGGGGGcgtaatttagaaattattcaaCGAATGTGGCAGTCAAAAGACGCCAAAACAg CTGTTGATCAAGCTATATCTCTCCGAGATCAAGCAGTCATTGTAGACTTATTATCCGTTATCACATTAAGGCCTTCTATTTGGAACTTGGATTTATGTACTGCATTATTACCTTCCATTGGAGAATTACTACAAAGTAAATATGAGAT GTATATTAACATTGGCTGCGGAGCCATGAAGctaatattgaaaaactttgcCTCTGTGATAAAGTCAAATATCGATAGTCCGGTGCAGAACCTTGGGGTCGATATTTCCAGAGAAGAAAg GCATAATAAATGTATGCAATGCTACAAGGACTTGGTGAAGATTCGttcattaattttgaagaagCAAAACATAGCTGGAAAAATTGGTCATACATACAGAGAACTATCTATTCTTATGCAATATTTGGActga